The Styela clava chromosome 10, kaStyClav1.hap1.2, whole genome shotgun sequence genome window below encodes:
- the LOC120338365 gene encoding lectin-like, with amino-acid sequence MKNEVSQLDSKIFIGDNKLKENLTKASLRMNKMFSGWFRASNNLIYKRSTDSVNYATAKAQCEGMGARLVSTGIRNNQVKNEIFPKHYLTGAYAWIRLDDINNEGIWVWSDGMNDSPSAIWRTGEPKGGRSENCAIILISNSKIVVADLNCSQNCRFVCEKEFACFL; translated from the exons ATGAAGAATGAAGTGAGCCAACTCGACTCTAAAATATTCATTGGAGATAACAAATTG AAAGAAAACCTAACTAAAGCAAGCTTGAGGATGAACAAAATGTTTTCCGGATGGTTCAGAGCAAGCAATAATCTCATTTACAAACGTTCCACTGATTCTGTCAACTACGCAACTGCAAAGGCTCAATGTGAAGGAATGGGAGCTCGTTTGGTTTCAACTGGAATTAGGAACAATCAAGTCAAAAA TGAAATATTTCCGAAACATTACTTAACCGGAGCGTATGCATGGATAAGATTGGACGACATTAACAATGAAGGAATTTGGGTTTGGTCAGATGGAATGAACGATTCACCAAGCGCAATATGGAGAACGGGAGAACCGAAGGGAGGTAGAAGCGAAAACTGTGCAAtcatattaatttcaaattctaaaattGTGGTTGCTGATCTGAATTGTTCCCAAAACTGTCGATTTGTTTGCGAGAAGGAATTTGCGTGTTTTTTATAA